In Prunus dulcis chromosome 1, ALMONDv2, whole genome shotgun sequence, the following are encoded in one genomic region:
- the LOC117615858 gene encoding uncharacterized protein LOC117615858: MARQGKDKSAVTIKGKAKAMTSRQAPIFSSPIGPESVSVPIVEVAEEGGEVPSAEVADEQLLQEGKQQHEDPQVEGCGMANVADPNSEQAEAVFALVLEETLPEETLPEEAVPPSEPVCTNEGYHYPAPKADAMPMNEDDAPQSQEAEPKTPVPNPASEPSAGLVDEKGSGTSRSKSFDSAFISKAMTKMLLEQWLALSLEEKVAEEQSVRVFEALDSLHRAHLDFAASFESAKAYLGALVNKFKYSDSSSQNRKTYQN, from the exons GCccctattttttcttctccaattGGTCCAGAGTCTGTTTCGGTCCCAATCGTGGAGGTTGCTGAAGAGGGAG GAGAAGTTCCTTCTGCGGAG GTCGCCGATGAGCAGTTACTTCAGGAAGGAAAACAGCAGCATGAAGATCCTCAAGTAGAGGGATGTGGCATGGCCAACGTAGCTGAT CCTAATTCTGAGCAAGCAGAAGCTGTGTTCGCCCTTGTTCTTGAAGAAACATTGCCAGAAGAGACACTGCCTGAAGAAGCTGTTCCTCCTTCAGAGCCAGTTTGTACAAATGAGGGATATCATTATCCTGCCCCAAAG GCCGACGCAATGCCAATGAATGAAGATGATGCCCCTCAGTCTCAGGAAGCTGAGCCCAAAACACCAGTACCAAATCCTGCTTCAGAACCTTCAGCTGGTCTTGTGGATGAAAAGGGTTCTGGCACCTCTCGATCTAAGAGCTTTGATAGTGCCTTCATATCTAAGGCGATGACAAAAATGTTGCTGGAACAGTGGCTGGCGCTTTCTTTGGAAGAAAAAGTAGCTGAGGAGCAGAGTGTCAGGGTTTTTGAGGCCCTGGATTCTCTTCATCGGGCGCATTTGGATTTTGCGGCATCTTTTGAAAGTGCCAAAGCATATCTAGGAGCTTTGGttaacaaatttaaatatagTGATTCTTCTTCTCAAAATCGAAAGACCTACCAAAATTAG